A window from Vidua macroura isolate BioBank_ID:100142 chromosome 20, ASM2450914v1, whole genome shotgun sequence encodes these proteins:
- the TBX4 gene encoding T-box transcription factor TBX4 — translation MLQEKSLSETEEGFPTAPAPGHADTSAGSPVLGVAGGSSTPLSSPQLPDPEQTIENIKVYLHEKELWKKFHEAGTEMIITKAGRRMFPSYKVKVTGMNPKTKYILLIDIVPADDHRYKFCDNKWMVAGKAEPAMPGRLYVHPDSPATGAHWMRQLVSFQKLKLTNNHLDPFGHIILNSMHKYQPRLHIVKADENNAFGSKNTAFCTHVFPETSFISVTSYQNHKITQLKIENNPFAKGFRGSDDSDLRVARLQSKEYPVISKSIMRQRLVSSHGQLSAKPDVNPLHGNHQTLQHYQYENGAHMQFAASDTQDLPLNTFTAQRDSGLFYHCLKRRESARHLDLPCKRSYLDASSSVGDDHYFRSPPPYEQQMLSPSYCGEVAPREACMYSGSGADIAAVSAVDDLPPPPPPLSCNMWTSVAPYTSYSVQTMETVPYQPFPPHFTATPMMPRLPAMAGQGSQPPGNGPFSVYNQLGPAPGRERGPASSFPRERVHPAVCERKPPSPHLNAANEFLYSQSFSLSRESSLQYHSGMGTVENWTDG, via the exons acaATAGAAAATATCAAAGTCTATCTCCATGAGAAGGAGCTATGGAAGAAATTTCATGAAGCTGGCACGGAAATGATAATAACCAAAGCAGGCAG GAGGATGTTTCCCAGTTACAAGGTCAAAGTGACTGGAATGAACCCCAAGACCAAGTACATTTTGTTGATCGACATCGTCCCGGCTGACGACCACCGCTACAAATTCTGTGACAACAAATG GATGGTGGCTGGGAAGGCCGAGCCGGCCATGCCGGGCAGGCTGTACGTGCACCCCGACTCCCCGGCCACGGGAGCCCACTGGATGCGGCAGCTGGTGTCCTTCCAGAAGCTCAAACTCACCAACAACCACCTGGATCCCTTTGGACAC ATCATCCTTAATTCAATGCACAAATACCAGCCCCGGCTGCACATTGTGAAGGCGGACGAGAACAACGCCTTCGGCTCCAAGAACACGGCTTTCTGCACCCACGTCTTCCCAGAGACCTCCTTCATTTCTGTCACCTCCTACCAGAACCACAAG aTAACCCAGTTGAAAATTGAGAACAACCCCTTTGCCAAGGGCTTCCGGGGCAGCGACGACAGCGACCTGCGCGTGGCACGGCTCCAAAG CAAAGAATATCCAGTAATTTCTAAAAGCATCATGAGGCAGAGGTTGGTGTCCAGTCACGGCCAGCTGTCAGCAAAGCCAGATGTTAACCCACTGCATGGGAATCACCAGACCCTTCAGCATTATCAGTATGAGAATGGTGCTCACATGCAGTTTGCAGCTTCGGATACTCAAGATCTGCCACTCAACACCTTCACAGCACAGAGAGATTCAGGGCTCTTCTACCATTGTCTAAAAAGAAGAG AAAGCGCTCGGCACCTGGACCTGCCCTGCAAACGCTCCTACCTGGACGCCTCGTCCTCGGTGGGGGACGATCACTATTTCCGCTCGCCGCCGCCCTACGAGCAGCAGATGCTGAGCCCGTCCTACTGCGGCGAGGTGGCCCCCAGGGAGGCCTGCATGTACTCTGGCTCCGGCGCCGACATCGCCGCCGTCTCGGCCGTCGACGATTtaccgccgccgccgcccccgctgAGCTGCAACATGTGGACTTCAGTCGCACCTTACACCAGCTACAGCGTCCAGACAATGGAGACTGTCCCCTaccagcccttccctcctcaCTTCACCGCCACCCCCATGATGCCGCGGCTCCCGGCCATGGCGGGCCAGGGCTCGCAGCCGCCGGGGAACGGCCCCTTCAGCGTGTACAACCAGCTGGGCCCGGCTccgggccgggagcgcggcCCCGCCTCGTCCTTCCCCAGGGAAAGGGTGCACCCGGCCGTGTGCGAGAGGAAACCCCCCTCTCCGCACCTGAACGCGGCCAACGAGTTCCTGTACTCGCAGAGCTTCTCGCTGTCCAGGGAGTCGTCGCTGCAGTATCattcagggatggggactgtgGAGAACTGGACCGACGGGTGA